In a single window of the Nicotiana tomentosiformis chromosome 10, ASM39032v3, whole genome shotgun sequence genome:
- the LOC104107120 gene encoding phospholipid-transporting ATPase 1-like, whose product MTSGKPLLSPSELSSAPSPRHHNNSSLGICSLGCLPQNASASADLDESPGTNLCDLKEEVVVDSNQPLDDISGVGNSRLHSSSLRKGTTELQSKCPSRERKRFVSWGGTEDHPHEQTTFEISSDISRVASSRAASTRPSSQGHFDESRDSSRVQDKLSKSQRLLQKSMQLENDLLHGNNARLIHVNDPKKTNDQFEFTGNEIRTSKYTIISFLPKNLFIQFHRVAYLYFLAIAALNQLPPLAVFGRTVSLFPLLFVLSVTAIKDGYEDWRRHRSDRNENNRETLVLQFGKFQLKRWKNIKVGEVVKILADETIPCDMVLLGTSDPSGIAYIQTMNLDGESNLKTRYARQETTSLVSEVESISGVIRCEQPNRNIYEFTANMELNGHKFPLSQSNIILRGCQLKNTEWAIGVAVYAGQETKAMLNSAASPSKRSRLETYMNRETLWLSVFLFVMCLVVASGMCIWLKQHEKQLDTLPYYRKIYFDGTHNGKKYRYYGIPMETFFSFLSSIIVFQIMIPISLYITMELVRLGQSYFMIGDRHMYDTNSNSRFQCRSLNINEDLGQIRYVFSDKTGTLTENKMEFKRASVWGKNYGRPLSATGESLNTDFEEPTEAPSSRRRLRLKSEIPTDSELMELLHTELAGEERVAAHEFFMTLAACNTVIPILSHSSSSRAILDEVHDNVGTIEYQGESPDEQALVAAASAYGYTLCERTSGHIVIDANGEKLRLDVLGLHEFDSVRKRMSVVIRFPNNAVKVLVKGADTSMFSILRKDHKSHADIQNTTLNHLNEYSCEGLRTLVVAARNLTGEELEEWQCMYEDASTSLTDRSAKLRQTAALIECNLTLLGASAIEDKLQEGVPEAIESLRQAGIKVWVLTGDKQETAISIGMSCKLLTSDMQRIIINGTSENECKRLFFDAKTKFGVKPASCFNQILTCQSDAENGYHEVPVSMKSSNLPEQHAGEEGVSGKSLALIIDGNSLVYILEKDLESELFDLATSCRVVICCRVAPLQKAGIVDLIKSRTDDMTLAIGDGANDVSMIQMADVGVGICGQEGRQAVMASDFAMGQFRFLKRLLLVHGHWNYQRVGYLVLYNFYRNAVFVFMLFWYILYSAFSTTSALTDWSSVFYSLIYTSIPTLVVGILDKDLSHKTLLKYPKLYAAGYRHESYNMKLFWVTMIDTVWQSLVLFYVPLFIYDQSDIDIWSMGSLWTIAVAILVNMHLAMDVQRWIIFTHMAIWGSIVITYGCLVVLDSIPVFPNYNTIFQLAKSPTYWLSILLIIVLALLPRFIVKVINQTFCPSDTQIAREAEILRKSHSYFMSKPDHDKS is encoded by the exons ATGACTTCCGGCAAGCCATTGCTGTCGCCATCTGAGCTTTCTTCTGCACCAAGTCCTCGTCATCATAATAATTCATCGTTAGGGATCTGCTCGTTGGGATGTCTCCCCCAGAATGCATCAGCTTCTGCTGATTTGGATGAGTCTCCGGGGACCAATTTATGTGATTTGAAGGAGGAGGTGGTGGTGGACAGTAATCAACCACTAGATGATATATCAGGTGTAGGAAATTCTAGGCTGCATTCTTCTTCACTTAGAAAGGGGACAACTGAGCTACAGTCGAAATGCCCCTCACGAGAGAGAAAACGCTTTGTGTCATGGGGTGGTACAGAAGACCATCCACACGAGCAAACGACCTTTGAAATATCCAGTGATATTTCAAGGGTGGCTTCATCTAGAGCAGCATCCACCCGGCCGTCATCTCAAGGACATTTTGATGAGTCCAGGGATTCGTCTCGTGTCCAGGATAAGCTAAGCAAATCCCAGAGGCTTCTTCAGAAAAGTATGCAGCTGGAGAATGACTTGTTACATGGAAATAATGCTAGGTTGATCCATGTTAATGATCCAAAAAAGACCAATGATCAGTTTGAATTCACTGGAAATGAGATCCGCACTAGCAAATATACAATAATAAGTTTCTTGCCAAAAAATCTCTTCATTCAGTTCCACCGGGTTGCTTATTTATACTTTTTAGCTATTGCTGCTCTGAATCAGCTTCCACCACTTGCTGTTTTCGGGAGAACTGTATCTCTATTTCCTCTTCTTTTTGTGCTTTCTGTGACTGCTATAAAAGATGGTTATGAGGATTGGCGACGACACAGATCAGACAGGAATGAGAATAACCGGGAGACTCTAGTACTTCAATTTGGCAAGTTTCAGTTAAAACGATGGAAGAATATTAAGGTTGGTGAGGTTGTGAAGATCCTAGCTGATGAGACGATTCCTTGTGACATGGTGTTGTTAGGAACAAGTGATCCTAGTGGGATTGCTTATATCCAAACAATGAATCTAGATGGTGAATCAAACTTGAAGACAAGGTATGCTAGGCAAGAAACAACTTCATTAGTCAGTGAAGTGGAGTCAATTTCAGGAGTTATCAGATGTGAACAGCCTAACAGGAATATCTATGAGTTCACAGCCAACATGGAGTTGAATGGGCATAAGTTTCCGCTCAGCCAATCAAACATTATCTTACGTGGTTGTCAGCTGAAGAACACAGAATGGGCAATAGGAGTGGCGGTTTATGCTGGGCAAGAGACCAAGGCTATGCTAAACAGTGCAGCATCTCCTTCTAAAAGAAGCAGGTTGGAAACCTACATGAACCGGGAAACCCTTTGGTTGTCTGTATTCCTTTTCGTCATGTGCTTGGTAGTAGCATCCGGAATGTGTATATGGCTGAAGCAACACGAGAAGCAGCTTGATACCCTGCCTTATTACCGGAAAATTTACTTTGATGGGACACATAATGGTAAAAAGTATAGATATTATGGGATTCCTATGGaaacttttttctcctttttgagTTCCATCATAGTTTTCCAGATAATGATACCTATATCTCTCTACATCACCATGGAGTTGGTTCGCTTGGGACAGTCGTATTTCATGATTGGAGACAGGCACATGTATGACACTAACAGTAATTCAAGGTTCCAGTGCAGATCCTTGAATATCAATGAGGATTTGGGTCAGATACGTTATGTTTTTTCTGATAAAACAGGAACACTTACTGAAAATAAGATGGAATTCAAAAGAGCAAGTGTGTGGGGAAAAAACTATGGGAGACCCCTTTCTGCTACAGGTGAATCATTAAACACAGATTTTGAAG AACCAACAGAAGCCCCTTCAAGTCGACGAAGATTGAGGCTCAAGTCAGAAATTCCTACTGATTCTGAACTTATGGAATTGTTACATACCGAGCTAGCTGGGGAAGAGAGGGTTGCTGCGCACGAGTTCTTTATGACGTTGGCAGCATGTAATACCGTAATTCCTATTCTTAGCCATAGCTCATCGTCACGTGCTATACTGGATGAAGTGCATGACAATGTTGGCACCATTGAGTATCAAGGTGAATCTCCTGACGAACAAGCACTAGTTGCTGCTGCTTCTGCGTATGGATATACACTTTGTGAGCGAACGTCTGGTCATATTGTGATTGATGCCAATGGTGAGAAACTAAG ATTGGATGTCTTGGGACTGCATGAGTTTGACAGTGTGCGTAAAAGAATGTCTGTGGTTATTAGATTCCCGAACAATGCTGTAAAAGTTTTGGTCAAAGGGGCTGATACTTCAATGTTTAGCATTTTAAGGAAAGACCACAAAAGCCATGCTGACATACAGAATACCACTCTTAACCATTTGAATGAGTACTCATGTGAAGGTTTGCGGACCCTGGTTGTTGCTGCAAGGAATCTCACGGGAGAAGAACTGGAAGAGTGGCAATGCATGTATGAAGATGCTAGCACATCTTTGACTGATAGATCAGCAAAATTGCGCCAAACAGCAGCTCTTATTGAGTGCAATTTAACTCTACTAGGGGCCAGCGCAATTGAGGACAAACTACAAGAAGGCGTACCAGAAGCAATCGAGTCTCTGCGCCAAGCAGGAATAAAGGTTTGGGTTCTTACTGGAGATAAGCAAGAAACAGCAATTTCAATTGGTATGTCTTGCAAACTTTTGACCTCAGACATGCAGCGGATCATCATTAATGGCACTTCAGAAAACGAATGCAAGAGACTTTTTTTTGATGCTAAGACCAAATTTGGAGTAAAGCCTGCAAGTTGTTTTAATCAAATCTTAACATGTCAGAGCGATGCAGAAAATGGTTATCATGAAGTTCCTGTTAGTATGAAGTCATCTAATTTACCAGAGCAGCATGCAGGAGAGGAAGGTGTTTCTGGTAAATCTTTGGCACTCATAATTGATGGGAATAGTCTTGTATACATATTAGAGAAAGATCTCGAGTCTGAG CTATTCGACCTTGCGACATCATGTAGGGTTGTGATTTGCTGTCGTGTTGCGCCCTTGCAGAAGGCTGGAATTGTTGACCTAATAAAGAGCCGCACAGATGATATGACGCTAGCCATAGGTGATG GGGCTAATGATGTTTCAATGATCCAAATGGCGGATGTTGGTGTTGGAATATGTGGTCAAGAAGGGCGGCAAGCAGTGATGGCATCGGATTTTGCTATGGGACAGTTTCGGTTTCTGAAAAGATTGCTCCTTGTGCACGGACATTGGAATTACCAGCGCGTTGGTTATTTGGTTCTTTACAACTTCTACAGAAATGCTGTTTTTGTTTTCATGCTTTTCTG GTACATATTGTACTCCGCTTTTTCTACAACATCTGCGTTGACAGATTGGAGTAGTGTATTTTATTCTCTCATCTATACTTCCATACCTACTTTAGTCGTTGGTATTCTGGACAAGGACTTAAGTCATAAGACACTACTGAAGTATCCAAAACTCTATGCTGCTGGCTATAGACACGAGAGTTACAACATGAAACTCTTCTGGGTCACAATGATTGATACAGTGTGGCAGAGTCTTGTTCTCTTTTATGTACCATTATTCATCTATGATCAGAGCGATATTGACATatggagtatgggtagcttgtGGACGATTGCTGTTGCGATCCTTGTGAACATGCACTTGGCAATGGATGTGCAGCGATGGATAATATTTACTCACATGGCAATATGGGGGTCAATTGTTATCACGTATGGCTGCTTGGTGGTGCTGGACTCGATACCTGTCTTTCCCAATTATAA TACAATCTTTCAATTGGCAAAATCACCTACTTACTGGCTCTCAATTTTGCTTATTATAGTTTTGGCTTTGCTTCCTCGCTTTATTGTCAAGGTTATAAATCAAACTTTCTGTCCTTCGGACACCCAGATAGCTAGAGAAGCAGAGATCCTGAGGAAAAGCCACAGCTATTTTATGTCTAAGCCAGATCATGATAAAAGCTAG